A genomic window from Maylandia zebra isolate NMK-2024a linkage group LG20, Mzebra_GT3a, whole genome shotgun sequence includes:
- the zgc:158263 gene encoding ceramide kinase, with protein METDLRLESSLWIGNKRYRAVLTGWHLKWTEADKKNGDKKTVSVPVAEVVGVENGRVEILPQKSVEDTDKDFTVFYIKRSRSRSTYGLLWNLGRTQFSCPSRVLRDQWTNHLRTALKTHSPLRPHRLLVFINPFGGKKKGREIYHSLVAPLFELAGISSHVIVTERANQARDHLLKKDLTGFDGVVCVGGDGMFSEVLHGLIGRTQQEAGLCETDPAVTLQPCPLHIGIIPAGSTDCVCYATVGVIDPVSSALHIIIGDSQPLDVCSVHHASTLVRYSVSLVGYGFYGDVLAESEKHRWMGPLRYDYSGTVVYLSNRSYAGIVQYLPADPLLSSPKDKTRCLSGCNVCSRSTERLFPHTSDSGSLYSSHFSQYSNDSEGEWVSVEGRFRCVSITCMSSSCARSPLGLSPSAHLADGTGDLILVWDTHPLSFLKFLYRHTSTQDQFDLPFVEVHRVKAVRFSLPDGREEEVHEGIGELNRAIGGEEREYVDTVSRNGSQQQLAQSVVERETMNEHKTVAPILCGLCCKKTPAVSVWNCDGEILPFTEIFCRIHGQLVRLYARGIEDGAAMQNCSQESDKNKSRCITYK; from the exons ATGGAGACTGACCTGAGGTTGGAGTCAAGTTTGTGGATCGGAAATAAAAGATATCGGGCCGTCCTCACAGGTTGGCATTTGAAATGGACTGAGGCGGATAAAAAGAATGGTGACAAGAAAACAG TTTCAGTACCTGTGGCAGAGGTGGTTGGAGTGGAGAACGGTCGGGTGGAGATCTTGCCCCAGAAGTCAGTTGAAGACACAGACAAAGATTTCACAG TTTTCTACATCAAGCGTAGCAGGAGTAGAAGCACTTATGGGTTGTTGTGGAACCTGGGCCGGACCCAGTTCAGCTGCCCCAGTCGGGTCCTCAGAGACCAGTGGACAAATCACCTAAGGACTGCCCTCAAAACTCACA GTCCTTTGCGTCCACATAGACTGTTGGTGTTCATCAACCCAtttggaggaaaaaagaaaggaagagagaTCTACCATTCACTTGTTGCCCCTCTGTTTGAGCTGGCTGGGATCAGCTCTCATGTTATAG TGACTGAACGGGCTAACCAGGCCAGAGACCACCTCTTGAAGAAAGATCTGACAGGCTTTGATGG TGTGGTCTGTGTGGGTGGCGATGGCATGTTCAGTGAAGTACTTCATGGTTTGATTGGGCGGACACAACAAGAGGCAGGTCTTTGTGAGACTGATCCCGCTGTCACATTGCAGCCATGCCCACTTCATATTGGCATCAtccctgcag GTTCCACAGACTGTGTGTGTTATGCCACAGTGGGGGTTATTGATCCTGTTTCTTCAGCTTTGCACATCATTATTG GAGACTCTCAGCCATTAGACGTGTGTTCAGTTCACCATGCTTCCACCCTGGTACGCTACTCGGTATCTCTGGTGGGCTATGGCTTCTATGGAGACGTACTGGCTGAGAGTGAAAAACACCGCTGGATGGGACCTCTCAGATACGACTATTCAG GTACAGTTGTGTACCTGAGCAACAGAAGCTATGCGGGCATAGTTCAGTATCTACCAGCAGACCCACTGCTCTCCAGCCCTAAGGATAAAACGCGCTGCCTCTCAGG gTGCAATGTGTGCTCCAGAAGTACAGAGCGACTATTCCCACACACTTCTGATTCAGGCTCCCTGTACAGCTCCCACTTCAGCCAGTACAGCAATGACTCTGAAG GTGAATGGGTGAGTGTGGAGGGCAGGTTCAGGTGTGTATCGATCACTTGTATGTCCAGCTCATGTGCCAGGAGcccattaggtctctctccgtCTGCTCATCTGGCAGACGGAACAGGGGATCTCATCCTAGTATGGGACACTCACCCACTGAGCTTCCTCAAGTTCCTCTacagacacacaagcacacaggaCCAG TTTGACCTGCCGTTTGTGGAGGTCCATCGAGTGAAGGCCGTCCGTTTCTCTCTCCCAGATGGCAGAGAAGAAGAGGTGCACGAAGGAATCGGAGAGCTGAATCGCGCAATAGGTGGCGAAGAGCGAGAATACGTGGACACTGTAAGCAGAAATGGATCTCAGCAGCAATTGGCACAGAGTGTGGTGGAGCGAGAGACGATGAACGAGCACAAAACAGTGGCTCCCATCCTGTGTGGTCTGTGCTGCAAAAAGACTCCAGCTGTGTCCGTGTGGAACTGTGATGGAGAGATTCTGCCTTTCACTGAGATCTTCTGCAG GATCCACGGTCAGCTGGTACGTCTGTACGCCAGGGGCATTGAGGACGGAGCAGCCATGCAGAACTGCAGCCAGGAGAGTGACAAGAATAAAAGTAGATGCATCACATACAAATAG
- the LOC101473844 gene encoding glucose-6-phosphate 1-dehydrogenase yields the protein MTAEMSSVMQPQGNEWSQQTVEEQMGQKMSSESLTRSEVFGQLRRELYGEERSSHSNTHLFIILGASGDLAKKKIYPTLWWLFRDGLLPDNTFFVGFARSSLTVEDIKAACLPHMKVSDEESDYLSAFFSKNSYLSGRYDDGSSFDQLSKHLSSLPGGANANRLFYLALPPTVYHHVSKNIRTHCMSLKGWNRVIVEKPFGRDLQSSQELSTHLSSLFTENQIYRIDHYLGKEMVQNLMVLRFGNRIFGPIWNRNSVACVVLTFKEPFGTQGRGGYFDDFGIIRDVMQNHLLQMLCLVAMEKPPSTSPDDVRDEKVKVLKCIPPVEVSDVVLGQYVGDPEGEGQSRLGYLDDPTVPKDSWTPTFATAVLHVQNERWDGVPFILRCGKALNERKAEVRLQFTDVPGDIFGDCCQRNELVVRVQPDEAIYLKMMTKRPGVYFNPEETELDLTYKSRYKDVKLPDAYERLILDVFCGNQMHFVRSDELREAWRIFTPLLHQVEKEKPRPIPYTYGSRGPREADDLLKRVGFRYEGTYKWVQPHTA from the exons ATGACAGCTGAAATGTCGAGTGTCATGCAGCCACAGGGAAACGAGTGGTCACAGCAGACGGTCGAAGAACAGATGGGTCAGAAGATGAGCTCAGAGAGTCTGACTCGCTCTGAGGTGTTTGGGCAGCTCAGGAGGGAGCTTTACGGGGAGGAGCGGTCAAGTCATTCCAATACACACTTATTCATCATACTGGGAGCATCT GGAGATCTTGCTAAAAAGAAGATCTATCCAACCTTATG GTGGTTATTCAGAGACGGCCTTCTTCCAGACAACACGTTTTTTGTGGGTTTTGCTCGGTCCAGCTTGACTGTAGAGGACATCAAGGCAGCATGTCTGCCCCACATGAAG GTCAGTGATGAAGAAAGCGACTACCTATCAGCCTTCTTCAGTAAAAACTCCTACCTGAGTGGCAGGTATGATGACGGCAGCTCCTTCGACCAACTCAGCAAACATCTGTCATCTCTCCCTGGGGGCGCCAACGCTAATAGACTTTTCTACCTGGCTCTACCACCGACTGTCTACCATCATGTCAGCAAAAACATCAGAACCCACTGCATGAGCCTCAA AGGTTGGAACAGGGTAATTGTCGAGAAGCCCTTTGGTCGTGACCTCCAGAGTTCACAGGAACTGTCAACCCACCTGTCGTCCCTGTTTACAGAGAACCAGATCTACCGCATAGATCACTACCTGGGAAAAGAGATGGTCCAAAACCTCATGGTGCTCAG GTTTGGAAATCGCATTTTTGGACCCATATGGAACAGGAACAGTGTGGCCTGTGTGGTTCTCACCTTCAAGGAGCCTTTTGGCACTCAGGGCCGTGGAGGATACTTTGATGACTTTGGTATTATTCG AGATGTCATGCAGAACCATCTTCTCCAGATGCTCTGTTTGGTTGCAATGGAGAAACCTCCTTCTACCAGTCCAGATGATGTGAGGGATGAGAAG GTGAAGGTGTTGAAGTGTATACCTCCTGTTGAAGTATCAGATGTTGTGCTTGGCCAGTATGTCGGAGATCCTGAAGGGGAAGGTCAATCCAGACTGGGATACCTTGATGATCCCACGGTGCCCAAAGACTCCTGGACACCAACTTTTGCAACAGCAGTCCTGCATGTCCAGAATGAGAGATGGGATG GAGTTCCTTTTATTCTGCGCTGTGGTAAAGCACTAAATGAGCGGAAAGCAGAAGTACGTCTGCAGTTCACTGACGTGCCGGGAGACATTTTTGGTGATTGCTGTCAGAGGAATGAGCTGGTGGTGCGGGTGCAGCCAGATGAAGCCATTTACTTAAAAATGATGACCAAGAGGCCTGGAGTTTACTTCAATCCAGAGGAGACTGAGCTGGATCTCACCTACAAGAGTCGATACAAG GATGTGAAGCTCCCAGATGCTTATGAAAGACTCATACTGGATGTCTTCTGTGGAAATCAAATGCATTTTGTTCGCAG TGATGAGTTACGGGAGGCCTGGAGGATCttcacccccctcctccaccaaGTAGAGAAAGAGAAGCCACGCCCCATTCCCTACACATATGGAAG TCGTGGTCCAAGAGAAGCAGACGATCTCCTGAAGAGAGTGGGATTTCGCTATGAGGGAACATACAAGTGGGTGCAGCCCCACACCGCTTAA
- the galnt6 gene encoding polypeptide N-acetylgalactosaminyltransferase 6 has protein sequence MRFFIRRRMSPLKLVLLGGTLFMVILVVLQRDVGSSAGDPWLQDLVVKRDKVMGMVREAVNNIGFQIGAPQPPPVKEQPTEDTKCPSGLYTQAELKPHLERPPQDPQAPGADGRAFQKDSMTPGEEKEKEEGMTRHCFNQFASDRISLSRSLGDDTRPPECVERKFRRCPPLPTTSVIIVFHNEAWSTLLRTVFSVLHTSPAILLKEIILVDDASTAEHLKSRLEEYIRQLKIVRVVRQPERKGLITARLLGASIAQAEVLTFLDAHCECFHGWLEPLLARIVEEPTAVVSPEISSIDLNSFQFHKPVATNRAYNRGNFDWSLSFGWEPIPEDAKRLRKDETYPVKTPTFAGGLFAISQKYFEHIGTYDDQMEIWGGENVEMSFRVWQCGGQLEIIPCSVVGHVFRTKSPHTFPKGTEVITRNQVRLAEVWMDDYKKIYYRRNQNAAVMASEHRFGDISDRLNLRERLHCKNFSWYLNTVYPEIFIPDLNPEKSGSIKNLGSNMCLDAGENNQGGKPLIMYHCHNMGGNQYFEYTSHKELRHNIGKQLCVHAAVGSDPVKLELCRLKGKGTSVAPEQEWVFTEENLLKNPSSGQCLALKGGQILMDCNAAELHQHWTFT, from the exons ATGCGTTTTTTTATACGCCGGCGGATGTCCCCCCTTAAACTGGTGCTCCTTGGGGGGACTCTCTTCATGGTGATCTTGGTAGTTCTTCAGAGGGATGTTGGCTCTTCAGCTGGGGACCCCTGGTTACAGGATCTGGTGGTAAAGAGGGACAAGGTAATGGGGATGGTCCGAGAAGCTGTCAACAATATTGGCTTCCAGATCGGCGCTCCACAGCCACCACCAGTAAAAGAGCAGCCTACAGAAGACACCAAGTGCCCCAGTGGATTGTACACTCAGGCTGAGCTCAAACCTCACTTGGAGAGACCACCACAGGACCCCCAAGCTCCAGGGGCTGATGGGAGAGCGTTTCAAAAAGACAGCATGACCCCaggggaggagaaggagaaggaggagggaaTGACACGGCATTGTTTCAACCAGTTTGCCAGTGACCGTATCTCGCTCAGCCGCAGTCTGGGGGATGACACCAGGCCTCCTGA gtGCGTAGAGAGGAAGTTTCGTCGCTGCCCTCCTCTGCCTACCACCAGTGTTATTATAGTGTTCCACAATGAGGCTTGGTCCACCCTCCTCAGGACGGTGTTCAGCGTCCTGCACACATCTCCTGCTATCCTACTAAAAGAGATCATTTTGGTAGATGATGCCAGTACTGCAG AGCATTTGAAGAGCAGGCTGGAGGAGTATATACGTCAGCTGAAGATTGTCCGTGTGGTGAGGCAGCCAGAGAGAAAGGGCCTCATCACAGCAAGGCTTCTTGGTGCCAGTATTGCGCAAGCTGAAGTTCTCACCTTCCTTGATGCACACT GCGAGTGTTTCCATGGTTGGCTCGAGCCCTTACTGGCTCGAATTGTTGAGGAACCCACTGCTGTGGTTAGTCCAGAAATCAGCAGCATTGACCTCAACAGCTTCCAGTTCCATAAGCCTGTGGCCACCAACCGCGCCTATAACAGAGGTAACTTTGACTGGAGCCTGTCTTTTGGCTGGGAACCCATCCCCGAGGATGCAAAGAGGCTACGCAAGGATGAAACCTACCCTGTAAA AACGCCCACTTTTGCTGGAGGTCTCTTCGCGATCTCACAAAAGTACTTTGAACACATCGGAACATACGATGACCAGATGGAGATTTGGGGCGGTGAAAATGTGGAAATGTCATTCAGG gtgtggCAGTGTGGGGGTCAGCTAGAGATCATCCCTTGTTCTGTGGTGGGCCACGTCTTCCGTACCAAGAGCCCCCACACCTTCCCCAAGGGCACTGAGGTCATCACCCGCAACCAGGTGCGCCTAGCTGAAGTCTGGATGGATGACTACAAGAAGATCTACTATCGGCGTAACCAAAATGCAGCAGTTATGGCCAGTGAG CATAGATTTGGAGACATCTCTGATCGCCTGAATCTGAGAGAGAGGCTTCATTGCAAGAACTTCAGCTGGTACCTAAATACAGTCTACCCAGAGATCTTTATTCCGGACTTAAATCCAGAAAAATCTGGATCT ATTAAAAACTTAGGGTCTAATATGTGCCTGGATGCTGGAGAGAACAACCAGGGGGGTAAACCTCTCATCATGTATCATTGTCACAACATGGGAGGCAACCAG TACTTTGAGTATACGTCTCATAAGGAGCTGCGTCATAACATTGGAAAACAGCTGTGTGTTCATGCGGCGGTGGGATCAGACCCGGTGAAGCTTGAGCTGTGCCGGCTTAAGGGGAAAGGTACCAGTGTGGCCCCTGAACAGGAGTGGGTCTTTACAGAG GAAAATCTTCTGAAGAATCCAAGCAGTGGACAATGTTTAGCGTTGAAAGGAGGCCAGATTTTGATGGACTGCAATGCTGCCGAACTCCACCAGCACTGGACTTTCACCTGA